ATCTCTCGCCATGAAGTACAACAGCCAAGTTTCCTGAATTCAAGAAAGGGGTCGCTGCGAGCGTCGAGCGCGAGACTATCTTGTTCGGCAACTCGAGAAGAACACAAAAGCGCGCCGAACCCGGTCAACACGCCAAACACCGGCGCTAAAAAAAAAAAAAAACCGCCGCCCCGAAGGGCGGCGGTCTCTGGTCCGTCGGGAACTAACTTCCCGATCAGTCCTGACCCATCTGCTGCTTGATGAGGTCGCCGATGGTGGTCGGGCCACCCACTTCGACGTTCTCTTCGCGCAGCTTCTTGAGGTTCTGACGCGTCTCGTCCTGATCCTTGGCCTTGATGGACAGGGCGATCTGACGGTTCTTGCGGTCGACACCGATGATGCGGGCCTCGACGCTGTCACCCTCGTTCAGGACGTTGCGAGCATCCTCGACGCGGTCAGCACTGATCTCGGACGCCTTGAGCACGGCGACGACATCGGTAGCCAGCTCGACCTGGGCCTGCTTGGCATCGACCTCGACCACGCGGCCGGTGACGATGGTGCCCTTGTCGTTGACGGCCAGGTACTCGGCGACCGGATCGGTGTCCAGCTGCTTGATACCCAGGGAGATGCGCTCACGCTCCGGATCGATGGAGAGGATCACGGCCTCGGCCTCGTCGCCCTTCTTGAAGGAGCGCACGGCCTCTTCGCCGGTCTCGGTCCAGGAGATGTCGGAGAGGTGCACCAGACCGTCGATGCCGCCATCCAGACCGATGAAGATACCGAAGTCGGTGATCGACTTGATGGTACCGGCAACGCGGTCACCCTTGTTGAACTGGGAGCTGAAGGTCTCCCACGGGTTGGCGGTGCACTGTTTGATGCCCAGGGAGATACGACGACGCTCCTCGTCGATATCCAGCACCATGACGTCCACATCGTCGCCCACCTGGACAACCTTGGACGGATGGATGTTCTTGTTGGTCCAGTCCATCTCGGAGACGTGGACCAGACCCTCGACACCCTCTTCCAGCTCGGCGAAGCAGCCGTAGTCGGTGAGGTTGGTGACGACGGCACGCACCTTGGTGCCTTCCGGGTAACGATCCTTGATGTTGACCCAGGGATCTTCGCCCAGCTGCTTGAGGCCCAGGGAGACGCGGTTGCGCTCGCGATCGAACTTCAGCACCTTGACGCTGATCTCGTCGCCCACGGCAACGATCTCGCTCGGATGCTTGATGCGCTTCCAGGCCATGTCGGTGATGTGCAGCAGGCCGTCGACGCCGCCGAGGTCGACGAAGGCGCCGTAGTCGGTCAGGTTCTTGACGATACCCAGGATCTGCTGGCCTTCCTGCAGGGTGGCGAGCAGGGCCTCACGCTCGGCGCTGTTCTCGGCTTCGAGCACGGCACGGCGGGAAACGACGACGTTGTTGCGCTTCGGGTCAAGCTTGATGACCTTGAAGTCGAGTTCCTTGTTCTCGAGGTGCGTGGTGTCGCGCACCGGACGCACGTCGACCAGGGAACCCGGGAGGAAGGCACGGATGGAGTCGACATCGACGGTGAAACCGCCCTTGACCTTGCCGTTGATCACGCCCTTGACGATCTCGTCCTTCTCGAAGGCAGCTTCCAGGATCTTCCACGCTTCGGCGCGCTTGGCCTTCTCGCGGGAGAGGCGGGTCTCACCGAAACCGTCTTCGACGGCTTCCAGAGCGACGTGAACCTCGTCGCCGATGGCGATGGACAGCTCGCCATTATCGTCGCGGAACTGGGCCGCGGGGATCTGACCTTCGGACTTCAGGCCGGCATTGACGGTGACCCAGTCACCCTCGATGTCGATGATGGTAGCCACGACGATCGCGCCCGGCTCCATGTTGATGTCCTGGAGAGATTGTTCAAACAAGTCAGCAAAGCTTTCGCTCATGATGTTCCTACGTGATCAACGTTAAGTGCGGTCATGCCGCTTCCTCCGCACCACCAGCGAGTGCGGGCCTTATTTACCAAACCCCCGGAGATGTTGGCGCTGGTTCGACCTGGCTCGGCTATCGGGAATCGCTACCCAGCCACGTCATCACATGCTGCCGGAGGCGCCGCAAGGGAGTTTCAGGTGGCGGACGCCAGACCTCGTTCGGTCAGCAGTTCCGTCAGCCGATCCACCACTTCCGGTATCGTCAGGCGCGTGGTGTCAAGCGTGATGGCATCGTCTGCCGGCTTGAGCGGGGCCACGCTGCGTTGCATGTCGCGTGCATCGCGCGCCTGAATCTCCTTCAAAAGACTCGATAGACTAGCATCCACCCCCGCTTCCCGCAACTGGAGCTGGCGGCGGCGCGCCCTCTCCTCGGCGCTGGCGGTGAGGAAGATCTTCAGCGGGGCCTCCGTGAATACCACCGTGCCCATGTCGCGGCCGTCGGCGACGAGGCCCGGCGACTTTCGAAAGTCGCGCTGGCGGCCCAGCAGCGCCTCGCGCACCGTCGGCAGGGCCGCGATCCGCGAGGCGGCATCGCCGACCTGTTCGGTGCGGATGGTGGCGGTGGCGTCATCCCCTTCGAGCAGGATGCGGGTGGCCTCCGCCTCCGCCACGAACACCACATCGAGCCCCGCCGCCACCCGGGCGAGCCCAGCTTCGTCATCCAGCGCCACGCCGTGCTTGCCGGCGGCCAGCGCCGTGAGGCGGTAGAGGGCACCGGAGTCGAGCAGGTGCCAGCCCAGCCGCTCGGCGACCAGGCGGCTGATGGTGCCCTTGCCGGCCCCGCCGGGGCCGTCGATGGTCAGTACCGGCACGGCAGTCTCGGCGACGGTCATGCGCCCTCCTCGGCCGCTTCCTCCTCGAGGACGAGTCCCACCTTGCGCGCCAACTCGATGAAGCCGGGGAAGGAGGTGGCCACGTTGG
The Halomonas alkalicola DNA segment above includes these coding regions:
- the rpsA gene encoding 30S ribosomal protein S1 translates to MSESFADLFEQSLQDINMEPGAIVVATIIDIEGDWVTVNAGLKSEGQIPAAQFRDDNGELSIAIGDEVHVALEAVEDGFGETRLSREKAKRAEAWKILEAAFEKDEIVKGVINGKVKGGFTVDVDSIRAFLPGSLVDVRPVRDTTHLENKELDFKVIKLDPKRNNVVVSRRAVLEAENSAEREALLATLQEGQQILGIVKNLTDYGAFVDLGGVDGLLHITDMAWKRIKHPSEIVAVGDEISVKVLKFDRERNRVSLGLKQLGEDPWVNIKDRYPEGTKVRAVVTNLTDYGCFAELEEGVEGLVHVSEMDWTNKNIHPSKVVQVGDDVDVMVLDIDEERRRISLGIKQCTANPWETFSSQFNKGDRVAGTIKSITDFGIFIGLDGGIDGLVHLSDISWTETGEEAVRSFKKGDEAEAVILSIDPERERISLGIKQLDTDPVAEYLAVNDKGTIVTGRVVEVDAKQAQVELATDVVAVLKASEISADRVEDARNVLNEGDSVEARIIGVDRKNRQIALSIKAKDQDETRQNLKKLREENVEVGGPTTIGDLIKQQMGQD
- the cmk gene encoding (d)CMP kinase; protein product: MTVAETAVPVLTIDGPGGAGKGTISRLVAERLGWHLLDSGALYRLTALAAGKHGVALDDEAGLARVAAGLDVVFVAEAEATRILLEGDDATATIRTEQVGDAASRIAALPTVREALLGRQRDFRKSPGLVADGRDMGTVVFTEAPLKIFLTASAEERARRRQLQLREAGVDASLSSLLKEIQARDARDMQRSVAPLKPADDAITLDTTRLTIPEVVDRLTELLTERGLASAT